ACACTTTCACTGTTTAATTatcatagttgtttttcagcaAGAGATGGCCAAAAGTGGTGCATATGAAACATCTAAAGAGGCTACATCTGAAAACAGTAAAGATGTGCCTGATGGTGATGATAGCGATATAGaggtagtttatttatttaatctttaatgtacacaatacaatagaaTAGTGGTACATAAAGCGAACTTAATGCTatatggcattctctaacagtcaacctaataaaattacttaataaaagcCTACTACTTGTTTGAATATATAGTACAGAATGCACTAAGTAATGTTAACTGTTTGTAGGATGAGTTATCTTCACTACTGGGCATGAAATGTGCAGTGTATCACACACACAAGTGGGGCGGCCAACCTGGACTTTACAATGCTATGGTCAGTGCTGTTGTGCCCCGACAAGATGAAGACCAGTTCCAAGATCTACAGGTTAATTATtcacaaataatataactatacaAAGATATctgtgttataaaaaatatttctgtttcttaagtaattatattattttaacttaattgtaGGTTCGGGTCCTATTCACTCATCCCACACATGCAGAGATGTTGCCTTGCCCATTTTACCTTGATGGTGAATGTAAATTCAGTGATGAACAGTGTAGGTGAGTGACAAACAATGTTATATACTTCATGTTCTTACTTCTTGTCCCATGTTTAAACAAATGTCTGTTAAGACATTCAATCTTTATTATTGTTCTTCACTTTCCAGCCATATTTCTGATTTCAGATATTCCCATGGTGCTCTGGTACAATTATCGCATTTAAAGGAAGCAATAGAACCTGACTTTAGTTCAATTAGAGTAGGAAGTAGAATATTGATGAAGATTAAACCACCAGATGATGAGGTATGAAATCTTTGCATGATCTTTAGGTAGACATTCCAGGTTAATGACCTATGActcatatgtatatgtaattcTGAGTCACACATGAAGTACTAATTAGGTAATTCTATGATCTTTATTTTCTATCACAGGATATAAGTTTAGCAAAAAAATCTACTGAAAAGTACCACTTATGGCATAGAGGAGTAATCAAGAACATAGATTCAGAGAAACAAATCTGTTCAGTAAAGTTGGAACATGGTGTGCAGCCAGGAGAGAAAAGGAAACAAGGCAGTGACgaatataaagttaaaattgaagACATTTTTCCATTGAATAGtaagtgtgtttatttattgactagctacttccctatggtttcatccgctctgctcggcttaTTTTGATAAATGGATTATCCAACACAAGAGAACTTTTTCAaattgaaccagtagttctagagatGAGCGCATTcgaaacaaactctttagctttgtATAGTAGTTTAGTATAAGATtgcattgatattttttattaagtaattctTGAAGAAGGCTTAGGTTTACTtgtagttaattattaatagtaacAAGACCCTAGAACTGTAGCCTTGTGTGaagtatttttactaaaaatgtattttgatttattgttccatatatataacttaatttgcattaattttattttaaagatgaTGATGAGGACGATAGTGACGACTCAGATGATAGTTTGAGTGACACAGAATATCCACAAAGCAAAACTATGTGCGAAGATAAATCAAGTGACAACCATGCACTACTGGTTGAAAAGAGTTTTCTCAATGAAAACAAATCTCCTATGGGAGAGTGGGAGAGACATACTAGAGTGAGTATGTATTAACATTTGATACAATAATCATCTACTTTgatgtgaaaacaaaaatgatGACTAACAAGTTTGTTTCTTTAACAGGGTATTGGTTCAAAAATTATGTTAGCAATGGGATATGTGCCGGGGACGGGATTGGGGGCGTCAAGCGATGGCCGTGTTCAGCCGGTTGAAGCTCGCGTTCTCCCAGTTGGTAAGAGTCTTGACCAGTGCATGGCGATATCCGAAAAAAATGCAGCTCAAGACCCATTAAaggtatacaatatttattgattgtaaataaatatttatttgttgaaacaggaaacattataaaaattctGATTTCTTTTTATAGGTGGAACAAAAACTCAGAAGATTACAGAAGAAAGAAGAGGAGCGCAACAAAAGAGCGTATGAGAGagaaaaagagaaagagagacgAAATGTATTCAACTTTCTTAACAAAACTCTGGGCGATAAGACAGGGGCTGACAATGAACCTGAAACCTCTTTGGATGTTAAACAGTCTTCAAGCAAAGACTTGAATATTGAACAGTTCAAAATAACTGAAGACAAAAAGCGAATTGAAAGGGAAATAATCAAACTGAATAGTTCATTAATCAAGTATCCGAGTGGATCCAATGGCCACAGAAGTATTAACATGCAGATTattgagaaaaataaagaattaaataatcttgtgcaaaaagaaaaacaaatatctaaagAACAATCACACAGAAAAGATAAACAGAAAATGACTGTTTTTTAACGAATGCTTGTTTTAGggtaaataaattgtgttaAGAGTTTTTAGTCTTTTTGTTTATGGATTTTGTAACAAGGGACTTTAGTCACTCGTTAAGTTTCCATATCTGATTTCTCAGTAATATTGAAGAatgtatattatacaatacacgcatcattaaaataggtataattaCACTGCCAGtgcattacattttaaatgatcATGTTCGTGCAGGCTCAAATAGACAAGGTCAGGCCCATGAAATTCTTCTCATATCTTATATTAGTTCGACGATGCGGGATTGGTATCCTAAGTATGTAGCATAGTAAGGTTGACAGCGTTTCAACGTGACGGGTGAGTTCCGCCTCTTGGTAAGAGAAAGTATTGTGGTGTCAGGAATGGATGCCAGTTGGCAACAATAAAGAAACACTTTGATAATTACAAATTTCTATATTTACATACGTgatgtttagtttaaaataagcGTACATggcataaaattacaattaatatatgacatatttttctataaattagATATTTGTACTATCGATCAATATTAACAAAGTACTTAAAATGTTAATGGGCGTGTGACTAGCAAATAACATTTGCTGAATTTTATAATTACGAATTAGATTTTAGTGACAGTGGGTCAAATGTATTTACCACTAAGCTACTCAATATTATAGTTATACCTAAATTAGGTATGGAATTGTGGCTTCAATCacctaattttatatttatccaCTTGCAAGCATTAACTCTGATGCAcattagatatttttagaaaaggtacaatttattataataaaaaaatgagtataagatgttaattattataaaatttaactttGCATTGCcataattcaaataataactACTAAAATCCCTTAAAGTTGCTACGTGAGCAAGATATTTGTACTTTTCCTCAATGAAATTTTCTTAAAGTGCTGTCGTCTACATAAGCATTCGTCCATgcaataaaatttgattttaaCAAGATTTAGGATTTGGCTAGTAGACCCACTGTGCAGTTCCCGGGACTACTTGGTTACTGTATAAATAGTCAATACCATGTCAGTCCCGGTAAAACAAGATCAACATAACACCGTGTGTATTCTTTATTGCTCAAGGTCACCAACATGTCACATGTACGCACAAGTCGAATCATTTGACCCAAGAATCTTTACTAACTCTCTTATGTCTATCATACTCTTTCTAAACAATACACTAAGAAAGTCACGAGTCATAATTAGAGAGAGCAAACTATTTTAAGGACACTTCGATTCAAACAAGGTCTTCAGATTGATCAAACTTGAAATAATTGTACATGTTTGTGTGACAATATTGTTCATAACATTAACATGAGACTGCTACCTGTACCTGCGTTTGCAACAAtactaatatgtatgtatagttatCATCTAATTATATGCTTATGCATTGATAGTTCACTATAAAATTTCCTAGACAAATTCATCACAGAGATTTGTTATATCCTCATCAAGATTACCTTATTACCGTCACCATCCATTCTCACGCATACattcataacatttattttaatatctatttattacattagATAATGCAATAGAGAGTAATGAAGTAAAAGAGAGACATTCTTTGTACTAAACTAAATGTCTTGAAATTAATAAGTACAATCGTATGAGACTCTTCGCCActcaagtaaaaataatattaccctATGATTTATGATGAATTACGTTTGTGATGTCTTTATTTCGTGAGTTGTGATTTGCCGCTTCCTCAAACTTCGCTATGAGATGCACACGATACTAAATCGTGATCACAACTAAGGTGCCAATTCTTGAGATGAGATTCGCTTCAACTGGCGTTGTGCTTATTactctattattataaattcgaaGCGGCGGATTTTAGTAAACAACAGACAGCTATCACTAGTCTGTATTAAATTATATCGATATACCGATAAAAATCGATACTCGAGAAGATAACATGGTTATCTTCATACATTAATTatatatgaatataattaaGGTACGCGGGTCCCGAGGACGAGCACTGAGTGGTGCTATAGCGTGGCCCGCAGCCGACTGATGACGCACGCCATGGCCGCGTCCACGTTGTCGAACACCGGGACGCCGGACCGCTTCGCCAGGTCCGAGAGGTAGTGTCGGCCCCGATTGTAGTCCTTCACGGCTACTTCACTATACtgcaacaatataattatactgtCAGAGACCATCGATGgtgatgttattgttacttTATAGATAGTGGCCAGAGCTAAAGCTTACATTATGAGCTTTCTGTGGGTCCATAGGTTGCACCAGTAGTACTGTGTTGGCTGGTCGCAAGCCCATGTAGTGGGCTGCCAGGACCATCGCCGCAAAACACGGCGCATCCGCACTCATCGCGAACACTAACACGCGTGACCCCAGTAATAGATCTTCATCGTATGTTCCTGTAAAAAGTAGCTTGTTAGAATCACCATTGTCATCAGTCAACAATAGATTGCATATACATTTAGATGAAGAGGAGTTTGTAATAACATAACGCGATGTGACGAACGTGTGGAATACGAGCAGATAATGTTCATAAACGAGAATGTGCTACAATACCTTTGAAGGGCTGGGGCGTGATGTCTTCCGAGACGATGTAGAAGTCGGAGGCGCTGAGTCGGTCGTGGCGGTCGGGTCGGTCGGGCGTGTCGGCGGAGCGGTCGCGCAGCTGCACGTCGTCGGGCACGTCGAGCGTCGGGCGCGGCTTCTTGTCGCGGCGCGGGGACTCGGGGTGCGCGGGCGCCGTGCGCCGCGCCGGCGTCGAGAACATGCGCGTGTAGTCGCACGCGCGGGGCACTACGTACGTGAAGCCCTCGCGCCGTAACACGTCTTCCGGACGACTGCTGTGCATCTGCAATAAGTGTGGTGGTTACTAATACTGCATTGTGGTTTCATACATCTCCTATTCGAGATAATAAGCCACACGATCAATATTTGGAAAATGTCGTCGTAAGTAATTAGAGTATAGGCGTATTATCGTTGGTAAGTTACCGGGAAGGTGCCGCCGAGGTAGACGTCGTGCGTGGGCGCGCCGAGCATGGCGGGCAGGCGCTGCAGGCGGCGCTCGGTGCCCGGCGTGAACACGGCGTCGCTgtccgccgcgcccgccgccacgCTGCCGCTGCTCTCCGCTGGACGGTGACCGCCGTtctataacataaaacatatatgCCTTTAATTTcgtaacttaataattataggtactttcCTATTACTTGTTGTAACGATTTTatttctaacataataatttcttACAATAGTAAGGAAGGAAGTGAACATCAAAAACTATGTTTTCAATGGCTATTCAATCGCGGTGAGGGAACTCTAAACTACGTAAAGAAtaagtacaataattattgttaaactTGATGTTTCATAGTAACAGCAATTCATGAATCATTCAAACCGAACATTTCATTAGAATTTTGAAGTGTTTCGTACCTTAGGAATGAATAAGCCGAGCTTTCGACCGTAGGCCTTTAGCCGGGGGTTTACAAGCCGCAGTCCGTTGCTGGCGACATCCCTCGCCGCGGGCTCGTGCACTCGCGGCTCACTGCGCAACTCGTCGCCCGTCGCCTCACTCTCTTGGCCGTTGTTACGAGTTTGGTATTCTGCAATcaaattacatttacatattaataaattgatatttgctGCATTGATGCAGTTTTGTAACAGTATTGGAACAGATCACACCAGTACAAACCAAGTGAAAGTCACTTCTCTGTGTAGTATTAAGTATGCAAATGATATAAGGTGGAGGTGGCAAGCAATGAAACGCATCAAACAATAGAATAAATATGGCAACTTAATTGGCCTTTGCACCAtatattgcaaaaaatactaaaacagtTAAAGTAGCGACTTAAGCTGACATTAAACAGGTAAAAATTAACTTTAGACATACAGAGCAATAAAagagattaaaaattaaaatgatgaatGTATGAATCGAGTGGAGCGTGGGAGGTCTATTCTATACAGCGCCTCAATATTGGTGTAGCAGGTGGCAGGTAGACGGTAAATGCAAGCCATTCCATTCGTTAAGAATTTTTGGTCTAAGTCAGGAAACGGATGTGGTGATGAGATGAGGTGAGATGTATAGTGCAGCAGAGTGCGCACACGCACCGGGAGTGGGCGGGGAGAGGTAAGCGCGCAGCGAACGGAACGCACGCCGCACGCGCGACGCCACGCCCTCActgtccgccgccgccgccgcgggcGCCGGGCTACAGCGCCCTTCAACAAACACCACCCTTACCAAATACCCGCCACCCAAAACTTCTCAACCACCTACGATGTGACCACGTCAAAACTTGATCGTAAAACACTGCCAAATCCTCTGCTATTGTTTGTGCAATTCATCGACAGTATAAAATTGAGCGACAACATTGAAAATGTCAACATAAACCGCTTAATACGCCACATCAAAATAACTTTATGGACATAACATTGGCAGAAAACGACAGCATTTTAGCGAGCGTTACAGACGAAAAGTGGGGAAAATACTGACCTGCATCGGCGGCGAGTTCAGCGACAGCTGCGCAGAAGGTCTCGAAGTCGATGGTGTCAGCCGACGGAGGTAAGCAACGTTCGGCTAGTTCTTTCGAAGCCCTGGTTGCTTCCTTTAGCGCATCGATGGCCTTAGTGCGAGGCAGACGAGAATTTCTTCCGCCAGCTGCGTCGTAAGCGCGTTTGAGTCGCAGGATGGTGTGGCCCAGCGAGTGGCGCGGGTGCGTGCGCGCGCCGCGCAGcacggcgcgggcgcagcgcaGCGCGGCGGGGATGTCGGTGAAGGCGGGCAGCCCGCGCCGCTCCACCGCCTCCTGCAGCGTCGCCCGCGCGCGAGACAACTCCACGTACTCGCTGTATTATACAAATACGAATTATGGTTTCAAATTGCATTTTGCATACAAATCGATACAATGGAGACAATGATCCATGCGCGCGATCTTAAATCCATGGGTTACAGGCTGACGTCAATGTTAACGAGTTTGTTGTTTCTACCTTTATCGACTGTTTCGAATGCTTTGACGTACATTACTActtaatatgtttgtaaaaaattTTAGACAAACGACGAtggcatatttattttatctacacaCGTTTAATGTTTACCATACGTACCCGTAACGATGAAATTACTCAAACGTTACTCCTACACGACCCGTACACCTAATTATTTGTAAGAGAATAGATactaggtaagtaggtacctattcatcTAAAATAGGAAACTGAGAAACCTGTCTAAGATGACGTCAAAAATCAGTCATACTTGTACCGCGAATCAGTTTCGTCATAATCCAAATCATCATGatcaagtaaataataatcttgAACCTTAAAAGTCACTTAGATGCGGttcagacacaaaaaaaaaacaaagtcaatTATGTAGATTCCAATGACTCAAatggtattaaattaattagatacctACGTATCTTCTAATGTCACGACAGCTAATCAACTTACTGTCTTATGAAGATTACATGACGCGAAACGAGCTGGTTCTAGGCCTGAACTATAGCTACTACAGCAGTATTTTTATGTAgtaagtaacattttattcCTGGATTTCTAAGCCTCTAAGATGATGAGATGTTAGTGTATAAGTGTGAATACTAACTGGTCCGAGATGGCTTCGTGTCCGATGGTCTGGTGCCTTGTGTAGGGGCGCAGCACGAGGAGCAGgtcgcgcggcgcggcggcgagGTGCGCGGCCTCGACGCTGGCGGCCACGGCCCGGGTCTCGCTGTCCAGCACGAACAACAGCGCACGCGCCGCCGCCTTCGCGCGGTGCTCCACCTCCACCAGCTCCGTCGACCAATCGTCAACTTGCTGCAGGTAAAGAAAGCTATTGTTTATATCCAGGATGGTGTTGTTTTTCATCGAGTCTAATTGGTTTGGTTTTGTAATATGTACTACACTTCCATTTTACGAGGCATTTAATGAAAAAGATTGTCCTTACTgagtattttaaatacttatcaaataacatttttaacggtgtagtatcagctcgccccctggatcttgccccttccgattaaaatgttccactcgccccgtttttatttattttggagtTATGGTTCGCCCCTTACGAAAACCTTTACGGGGcgagtgaaaaatttaacaattaaataattattttgatgcatcgactcgccccttgcggcattccctttgaaatttaactaaaaaatcgtATCCTTTTTCTTTACATGTCAATATTTCACTTTCAAAGATTTCTTGAATTGAGGTGCTTGCATCTTCTgctatcttatttttacaagtatttataatacttttgatTTCAGTTTGTTCAAAATTTGGG
The genomic region above belongs to Spodoptera frugiperda isolate SF20-4 chromosome 12, AGI-APGP_CSIRO_Sfru_2.0, whole genome shotgun sequence and contains:
- the LOC118262565 gene encoding uncharacterized protein LOC118262565 isoform X2; amino-acid sequence: MKMEGGVLSVSSNNNRFRSHLKNAASALCARTLPKQRRAEPAAITSARHHTYPRATPPKRAAISCRMEPLACAPPMHATTFDPPQPIQCEFIEDQTTNTPNGIIKWKGTLAREVASAWECRVGPPDQPASADRVQSLFNDIELYPTKTQVFEMLVCARQCARRKSLTLTFGEFCVFAAELRRCSRQARQSSNKPESPQWNIDKELRDKDIICKHVNGSEAPPPPCEVFLGGSCNPTTWRSDIAIPMLKKMGITYFNPQVDDWSTELVEVEHRAKAAARALLFVLDSETRAVAASVEAAHLAAAPRDLLLVLRPYTRHQTIGHEAISDHEYVELSRARATLQEAVERRGLPAFTDIPAALRCARAVLRGARTHPRHSLGHTILRLKRAYDAAGGRNSRLPRTKAIDALKEATRASKELAERCLPPSADTIDFETFCAAVAELAADAEYQTRNNGQESEATGDELRSEPRVHEPAARDVASNGLRLVNPRLKAYGRKLGLFIPKNGGHRPAESSGSVAAGAADSDAVFTPGTERRLQRLPAMLGAPTHDVYLGGTFPMHSSRPEDVLRREGFTYVVPRACDYTRMFSTPARRTAPAHPESPRRDKKPRPTLDVPDDVQLRDRSADTPDRPDRHDRLSASDFYIVSEDITPQPFKGTYDEDLLLGSRVLVFAMSADAPCFAAMVLAAHYMGLRPANTVLLVQPMDPQKAHNYSEVAVKDYNRGRHYLSDLAKRSGVPVFDNVDAAMACVISRLRATL
- the LOC118262565 gene encoding uncharacterized protein LOC118262565 isoform X7, translated to MLVCARQCARRKSLTLTFGEFCVFAAELRRCSRQARQSSNKPESPQWNIDKELRDKDIICKHVNGSEAPPPPCEVFLGGSCNPTTWRSDIAIPMLKKMGITYFNPQVDDWSTELVEVEHRAKAAARALLFVLDSETRAVAASVEAAHLAAAPRDLLLVLRPYTRHQTIGHEAISDHEYVELSRARATLQEAVERRGLPAFTDIPAALRCARAVLRGARTHPRHSLGHTILRLKRAYDAAGGRNSRLPRTKAIDALKEATRASKELAERCLPPSADTIDFETFCAAVAELAADAGRCSPAPAAAAADSEGVASRVRRAFRSLRAYLSPPTPEYQTRNNGQESEATGDELRSEPRVHEPAARDVASNGLRLVNPRLKAYGRKLGLFIPKNGGHRPAESSGSVAAGAADSDAVFTPGTERRLQRLPAMLGAPTHDVYLGGTFPMHSSRPEDVLRREGFTYVVPRACDYTRMFSTPARRTAPAHPESPRRDKKPRPTLDVPDDVQLRDRSADTPDRPDRHDRLSASDFYIVSEDITPQPFKGTYDEDLLLGSRVLVFAMSADAPCFAAMVLAAHYMGLRPANTVLLVQPMDPQKAHNYSEVAVKDYNRGRHYLSDLAKRSGVPVFDNVDAAMACVISRLRATL
- the LOC118262565 gene encoding uncharacterized protein LOC118262565 isoform X3 codes for the protein MKFISNSVLVTVFFIIHSEVNVASPISCQCGFPSKYSEVASAWECRVGPPDQPASADRVQSLFNDIELYPTKTQVFEMLVCARQCARRKSLTLTFGEFCVFAAELRRCSRQARQSSNKPESPQWNIDKELRDKDIICKHVNGSEAPPPPCEVFLGGSCNPTTWRSDIAIPMLKKMGITYFNPQVDDWSTELVEVEHRAKAAARALLFVLDSETRAVAASVEAAHLAAAPRDLLLVLRPYTRHQTIGHEAISDHEYVELSRARATLQEAVERRGLPAFTDIPAALRCARAVLRGARTHPRHSLGHTILRLKRAYDAAGGRNSRLPRTKAIDALKEATRASKELAERCLPPSADTIDFETFCAAVAELAADAGRCSPAPAAAAADSEGVASRVRRAFRSLRAYLSPPTPEYQTRNNGQESEATGDELRSEPRVHEPAARDVASNGLRLVNPRLKAYGRKLGLFIPKNGGHRPAESSGSVAAGAADSDAVFTPGTERRLQRLPAMLGAPTHDVYLGGTFPMHSSRPEDVLRREGFTYVVPRACDYTRMFSTPARRTAPAHPESPRRDKKPRPTLDVPDDVQLRDRSADTPDRPDRHDRLSASDFYIVSEDITPQPFKGTYDEDLLLGSRVLVFAMSADAPCFAAMVLAAHYMGLRPANTVLLVQPMDPQKAHNYSEVAVKDYNRGRHYLSDLAKRSGVPVFDNVDAAMACVISRLRATL
- the LOC118262565 gene encoding uncharacterized protein LOC118262565 isoform X1, producing the protein MKMEGGVLSVSSNNNRFRSHLKNAASALCARTLPKQRRAEPAAITSARHHTYPRATPPKRAAISCRMEPLACAPPMHATTFDPPQPIQCEFIEDQTTNTPNGIIKWKGTLAREVASAWECRVGPPDQPASADRVQSLFNDIELYPTKTQVFEMLVCARQCARRKSLTLTFGEFCVFAAELRRCSRQARQSSNKPESPQWNIDKELRDKDIICKHVNGSEAPPPPCEVFLGGSCNPTTWRSDIAIPMLKKMGITYFNPQVDDWSTELVEVEHRAKAAARALLFVLDSETRAVAASVEAAHLAAAPRDLLLVLRPYTRHQTIGHEAISDHEYVELSRARATLQEAVERRGLPAFTDIPAALRCARAVLRGARTHPRHSLGHTILRLKRAYDAAGGRNSRLPRTKAIDALKEATRASKELAERCLPPSADTIDFETFCAAVAELAADAGRCSPAPAAAAADSEGVASRVRRAFRSLRAYLSPPTPEYQTRNNGQESEATGDELRSEPRVHEPAARDVASNGLRLVNPRLKAYGRKLGLFIPKNGGHRPAESSGSVAAGAADSDAVFTPGTERRLQRLPAMLGAPTHDVYLGGTFPMHSSRPEDVLRREGFTYVVPRACDYTRMFSTPARRTAPAHPESPRRDKKPRPTLDVPDDVQLRDRSADTPDRPDRHDRLSASDFYIVSEDITPQPFKGTYDEDLLLGSRVLVFAMSADAPCFAAMVLAAHYMGLRPANTVLLVQPMDPQKAHNYSEVAVKDYNRGRHYLSDLAKRSGVPVFDNVDAAMACVISRLRATL
- the LOC118262565 gene encoding uncharacterized protein LOC118262565 isoform X6 encodes the protein MVDAAAERRAAAAAARCDATSSLTKEVASAWECRVGPPDQPASADRVQSLFNDIELYPTKTQVFEMLVCARQCARRKSLTLTFGEFCVFAAELRRCSRQARQSSNKPESPQWNIDKELRDKDIICKHVNGSEAPPPPCEVFLGGSCNPTTWRSDIAIPMLKKMGITYFNPQVDDWSTELVEVEHRAKAAARALLFVLDSETRAVAASVEAAHLAAAPRDLLLVLRPYTRHQTIGHEAISDHEYVELSRARATLQEAVERRGLPAFTDIPAALRCARAVLRGARTHPRHSLGHTILRLKRAYDAAGGRNSRLPRTKAIDALKEATRASKELAERCLPPSADTIDFETFCAAVAELAADAEYQTRNNGQESEATGDELRSEPRVHEPAARDVASNGLRLVNPRLKAYGRKLGLFIPKNGGHRPAESSGSVAAGAADSDAVFTPGTERRLQRLPAMLGAPTHDVYLGGTFPMHSSRPEDVLRREGFTYVVPRACDYTRMFSTPARRTAPAHPESPRRDKKPRPTLDVPDDVQLRDRSADTPDRPDRHDRLSASDFYIVSEDITPQPFKGTYDEDLLLGSRVLVFAMSADAPCFAAMVLAAHYMGLRPANTVLLVQPMDPQKAHNYSEVAVKDYNRGRHYLSDLAKRSGVPVFDNVDAAMACVISRLRATL
- the LOC118262565 gene encoding uncharacterized protein LOC118262565 isoform X5 — translated: MVVRTLSNHREVASAWECRVGPPDQPASADRVQSLFNDIELYPTKTQVFEMLVCARQCARRKSLTLTFGEFCVFAAELRRCSRQARQSSNKPESPQWNIDKELRDKDIICKHVNGSEAPPPPCEVFLGGSCNPTTWRSDIAIPMLKKMGITYFNPQVDDWSTELVEVEHRAKAAARALLFVLDSETRAVAASVEAAHLAAAPRDLLLVLRPYTRHQTIGHEAISDHEYVELSRARATLQEAVERRGLPAFTDIPAALRCARAVLRGARTHPRHSLGHTILRLKRAYDAAGGRNSRLPRTKAIDALKEATRASKELAERCLPPSADTIDFETFCAAVAELAADAGRCSPAPAAAAADSEGVASRVRRAFRSLRAYLSPPTPEYQTRNNGQESEATGDELRSEPRVHEPAARDVASNGLRLVNPRLKAYGRKLGLFIPKNGGHRPAESSGSVAAGAADSDAVFTPGTERRLQRLPAMLGAPTHDVYLGGTFPMHSSRPEDVLRREGFTYVVPRACDYTRMFSTPARRTAPAHPESPRRDKKPRPTLDVPDDVQLRDRSADTPDRPDRHDRLSASDFYIVSEDITPQPFKGTYDEDLLLGSRVLVFAMSADAPCFAAMVLAAHYMGLRPANTVLLVQPMDPQKAHNYSEVAVKDYNRGRHYLSDLAKRSGVPVFDNVDAAMACVISRLRATL
- the LOC118262565 gene encoding uncharacterized protein LOC118262565 isoform X4 is translated as MVDAAAERRAAAAAARCDATSSLTKEVASAWECRVGPPDQPASADRVQSLFNDIELYPTKTQVFEMLVCARQCARRKSLTLTFGEFCVFAAELRRCSRQARQSSNKPESPQWNIDKELRDKDIICKHVNGSEAPPPPCEVFLGGSCNPTTWRSDIAIPMLKKMGITYFNPQVDDWSTELVEVEHRAKAAARALLFVLDSETRAVAASVEAAHLAAAPRDLLLVLRPYTRHQTIGHEAISDHEYVELSRARATLQEAVERRGLPAFTDIPAALRCARAVLRGARTHPRHSLGHTILRLKRAYDAAGGRNSRLPRTKAIDALKEATRASKELAERCLPPSADTIDFETFCAAVAELAADAGRCSPAPAAAAADSEGVASRVRRAFRSLRAYLSPPTPEYQTRNNGQESEATGDELRSEPRVHEPAARDVASNGLRLVNPRLKAYGRKLGLFIPKNGGHRPAESSGSVAAGAADSDAVFTPGTERRLQRLPAMLGAPTHDVYLGGTFPMHSSRPEDVLRREGFTYVVPRACDYTRMFSTPARRTAPAHPESPRRDKKPRPTLDVPDDVQLRDRSADTPDRPDRHDRLSASDFYIVSEDITPQPFKGTYDEDLLLGSRVLVFAMSADAPCFAAMVLAAHYMGLRPANTVLLVQPMDPQKAHNYSEVAVKDYNRGRHYLSDLAKRSGVPVFDNVDAAMACVISRLRATL